From a region of the Babesia bovis T2Bo chromosome 1, whole genome shotgun sequence genome:
- a CDS encoding Protein phosphatase 2C family protein: MLCPGRWFFECCLTLGVFMLRRRIQPALSFLNFYSHLFAMGAHLSSPKTDKVSCNGGNFSAHTTRYGASSMQGWRVSMEDAHLAIPDLYREGASPDSVKDGSTTPSRGDGRDANLIGVYGVFDGHGGSCVSKWVSENFAVLLKSEIARYNALRESNGVELKNLDTIDESHAVVAESLQSAFLKVDEELQKPDTEHALLAINERNRSENPNEPILHHDSSLFKVLLPERMPNRQQTLRLIEQQTQRLLREQFSFHPKSGTDPDYLEMYNEPEGHAEAKPEDEDSMDDSDASYNVASKRHEAAYPGSSDSDNFTEDPDADHMVTRSVNEDESMTSGDCQPEEDFEVEAEPIMDGEGPNPAYGCGSTSVVMVVLGGETPAILVANAGDSRAVLCRGGRAVPLSHDHKPHLREEGERIRRAGGSVTNGRVDGNLNLSRSLGDLTFKQDLTLPPAEQRISAMPDVRICPLTDQDEFVVLACDGIWDCKSNQQVIDFVRSRLVDHEQNAEDYPDGKKPDDSTFLAKVCEELCDECLSSNPSESEGVGCDNMTVIVVQLSKDFVKKANHAPREITLYGKQTDTYL, encoded by the coding sequence ATGTTATGCCCGGGTAGATGGTTTTTTGAGTGTTGTCTTACTCTAGGCGTATTTATGTTGCGCCGTCGCATTCAACCGGCACTTTCTTTTCTGAATTTCTATTCTCATCTATTCGCCATGGGTGCTCATCTAAGCAGTCCGAAGACGGATAAGGTCTCTTGCAACGGCGGCAACTTCTCCGCCCATACTACGCGCTATGGCGCCTCGTCAATGCAGGGTTGGCGTGTATCCATGGAAGATGCGCATCTTGCAATCCCAGATTTGTACAGGGAGGGCGCATCCCCCGATAGCGTGAAAGACGGCAGTACCACACCGTCGCGTGGTGATGGCCGAGACGCCAATTTAATAGGCGTTTACGGTGTTTTTGACGGTCATGGTGGTAGCTGCGTCAGCAAATGGGTATCCGAGAATTTTGCTGTACTGCTGAAAAGTGAAATCGCACGTTATAACGCGCTCCGTGAGAGTAACGGTGTCGAATTGAAGAATTTGGACACTATTGATGAGTCGCACGCTGTAGTTGCGGAATCATTGCAATCTGCTTTCCTCAAGGTAGACGAAGAGCTACAGAAACCAGATACTGAACATGCATTATTAGCTATAAACGAGCGCAATCGTAGTGAAAACCCAAATGAACCCATACTCCATCACGATTCGTCTTTGTTCAAGGTACTACTCCCAGAAAGAATGCCAAATAGGCAACAAACGTTACGCTTAATCGAACAGCAGACTCAAAGGTTGTTGCGCGAGCAGTTTAGCTTCCACCCCAAGAGTGGTACGGACCCCGACTACCTGGAGATGTACAACGAGCCCGAGGGTCATGCAGAGGCAAAACCGGAAGATGaggattccatggatgATAGCGATGCCAGCTACAACGTGGCGTCGAAGCGCCACGAGGCCGCGTACCCAGGCAGCTCGGATTCTGATAATTTCACCGAGGACCCTGATGCCGACCATATGGTAACACGCAGCGTCAACGAAGATGAGTCAATGACATCAGGCGACTGCCAACCTGAGGAAGACTTTGAAGTGGAGGCGGAGCCCATTATGGACGGAGAAGGACCCAATCCAGCCTATGGATGTGGTTCGACATCAGTTGTCATGGTGGTCCTCGGTGGAGAGACACCAGCTATCCTAGTGGCCAATGCAGGCGACTCCCGCGCGGTACTGTGCCGTGGAGGCCGTGCAGTGCCACTATCCCATGATCACAAGCCGCACCTCCGCGAAGAGGGTGAACGTATCCGAAGAGCCGGTGGGTCTGTAACCAACGGGAGGGTAGATGGTAACCTTAACCTCAGCAGGTCGTTAGGTGACCTGACTTTCAAGCAGGATCTAACGCTGCCACCCGCAGAACAGCGCATATCAGCAATGCCCGATGTGAGAATATGCCCATTGACTGACCAGGATGAGTTCGTTGTCCTGGCCTGCGACGGTATTTGGGATTGCAAGAGTAACCAGCAGGTTATAGACTTTGTGCGCTCTCGCCTCGTGGACCACGAGCAGAATGCCGAGGACTACCCAGACGGCAAAAAGCCAGATGACAGTACCTTCCTGGCAAAGGTGTGCGAGGAACTTTGCGACGAGTGCTTATCCAGTAACCCTAGCGAAAGCGAGGGTGTAGGATGCGACAACATGACGGTAATAGTGGTCCAACTAAGCAAGGACTTCGTGAAAAAAGCCAACCATGCGCCACGTGAAATAACACTGTACGGCAAGCAAACTGATACCTATCTCTAA
- a CDS encoding putative integral membrane protein, translating into MNTGNDTIRSQEPPGYMVQCLKRYKWIGLVSALVDAFAVYYVLCRIDTTNYTVRFRLKLGNLSQMYLLFKVVLHMVVIPLYTFSGSFRSAWKTVTTRYNGEVIASFKDMSQIDSIRAQIVFNYMWKDKVKFVLRAFAMVIFTVLLLTLNHHWYRLLSLFVMSIWFTVMCFVCTVQFIFFPDSARLGEPEGSQQPATHKAVANIVVIHTIGIITGWSLGNYLAVLDWREPYMFFPTCNIIGLCIGHVVSSIIVALSIWP; encoded by the exons ATGAATACTGGTAATGACACTATTAG GTCGCAGGAGCCTCCTGGGTACATGGTACAGTGCTTAAAGCGTTATAAATGGATTGGTCTAGTATCAGCCTTAGTGGATGCCTTTGCTGTTTATTATGTATTATGTCGGATTGATACAACAAATTATACTGTACGGTTCAGGCTTAAACTGGGTAACTTATCGCAGATGTATTTATTGTTCAAAGTTGTGTTACACATGGTAGTTATACCGCTGTATACATTCTCTGGTTCATTTAGGAGTGCCTGGAAAACTGTTACAACAAGGTACAATGGTGAAGTTATTGCATCGTTTAAGGACATGTCACAGATTGATTCAATTAGGGCCCAGATAGTCTTCAACTACATGTGGAAGGACAAGGTTAAATTTGTATTAAGGGCCTTTGCCATGGTAATATTCACGGTGTTGCTACTAACGCTCAATCACCACTGGTACAGGCTGCTCAGTCTTTTTGTAATGTCAATATGGTTCACAGTGATGTGCTTCGTTTGCACTGTGCAATTCATTTTTTTCCCGGACTCTGCACGTCTGGGTGAGCCTGAAGGTAGTCAACAGCCTGCAACCCACAAGGCAGTGGCTAACATAGTGGTCATCCATACCATAGGGATTATCACTGGATGGTCTTTAGGCAACTACCTCGCCGTTCTTGACTGGCGTGAACCATATATGTTTTTCCCAACGTGTAACATAATAGGGCTCTGCATAGGTCACGTTGTATCAAGTATCATAGTAGCCTTGTCAATATGGCCATAG
- a CDS encoding serine/threonine protein phosphatase PP2A catalytic subunit encodes MERDVDYYLSDIELGELESTIDRIFNSETIPEQAVLKLCNRAREILSKETNVISVSAPITVVGDIHGQLYDLKELFRIAGTAPNTNFLFLGDYVDRGYYSIESVTLILCLKVRYKDRVFMIRGNHECRHITQVYGFYDECLRKYGNSNVWIALTNLFDYLPLGALIDGQIFCPHAGLSPSLDSLDQVRDLNRIQEVPHEGPMCDLLWSDPEERTGWGLSPRGAGFTFGYDISKAFNRTNGLELIVRAHQLIMEGYQWSQDRNVVTVFSAPNYCYRCRNQAAIMEIDERMRFTFLQFDPSPVREPLEQPEENVDYLLEDLKYIN; translated from the exons ATGGAGCGCGATGTTGACTACTACCTATCGGATATAGAGCTTGGGGAACTGGAATCCACGATAGACCGCATTTTCAATAGCGAGACCATCCCTGAGCAGGCAGTGTTGAAATTATGCAACCGTGCTCGTGAGATTCTATCGAAAGAGACCAATGTCATATCGGTATCAGCTCCAATTACCGTTGTTGGTGATATACACGGGCAACTCTATGACCTAAAGGAGTTGTTTCGCATTGCCGGCACTGCCCCTAATACTAACTTCTTGTTCCTGGGTGATTATGTTGATCGTGGATACTATTCCATAGAGAGTGTGACTCTTATATTGTGTTTAAAGGTGCGTTACAAGGATCGCG TCTTTATGATTCGAGGTAACCATGAGTGCCGCCACATCACACAGGTATACGGTTTCTATGACGAGTGCTTGCGTAAATACGGCAATTCTAATGTATGGATTGCACTAACAA ACCTATTTGACTACCTACCTCTTGGTGCTCTTATAGACGGGCAGATATTCTGCCCTCATGCTGGATTATCTCCTTCTCTGGACTCCCTGGACCAAGTTCGTGACCTTAATCG TATACAGGAAGTACCTCATGAGGGACCAATGTGCGATTTGTTATGGTCAGACCCTGAGGAACGCACGGGTTGGGGATTGAGTCCTCGCGGAGCAGGGTTTACCTTTGGATATGATATTTCGAAAGCCTTCAATCGCACCAACGGCCTGGAACTGATAGTTAGAGCCCACCAACTCATCATGGAGGGGTACCAGTGGTCTCAAGACCGTAATGTAGTGACTGTGTTCTCCGCACCCAACTACTGCTACCGCTGCCGTAACCAGGCAGCTATAATGGAGATTGACGAACGTATGCGATTTACATT CTTACAATTCGACCCGTCCCCGGTGAGGGAACCCCTGGAACAACCTGAAGAGAATGTAGACTACCTACTAGAAGATCTGAAATACATCAATTAA
- a CDS encoding Ubiquitin related modifier family protein (Urm1): MKDTVPTCDIEVEFAGGLDTLTIKQRKQFVIKVNCPELRITQLIAYLRKSVFAGKRDMFSEPPELVSPDEHLVDVEGDIPGKLNMNEHCKIRPGILVLVDDVDWELLGKGDCKIQGSKNVSFISSLHGG; this comes from the coding sequence ATGAAAGATACAGTACCAACTTGCGATATCGAGGTGGAATTTGCTGGAGGCCTAGATACCCTTACCATCAAGCAAAGGAAACAATTCGTTATAAAAGTTAATTGCCCTGAACTTAGGATAACACAGTTAATAGCCTACCTGCGTAAAAGTGTATTTGCGGGAAAGAGGGATATGTTCTCTGAGCCGCCAGAGCTGGTAAGCCCTGATGAACACCTGGTTGACGTCGAAGGGGATATCCCAGGAAAATTGAATATGAATGAACACTGTAAAATTAGACCCGGCATATTGGTATTGGTAGACGACGTTGATTGGGAGCTTCTAGGAAAGGGAGATTGCAAAATACAGGGATCAAAGAACGTATCCTTCATATCGTCATTGCACGGTGGGTAG